In the Aulosira sp. FACHB-615 genome, one interval contains:
- a CDS encoding metallophosphoesterase: MLITRKWLIKASRSAFRFIRWCLLLGCCTLLYAHLIEPNWIEINSLQLTLPNLAPEFNGYRIVQISDIHRDRWMTPRRLKRIVRLVNQQKPDLIAITGDLVTRNLPQFIPSLTVCLNHFTPKDKTVAILGNHDHENDTPAIIQAIKQSNIVYLENDIYTLKRGSAMLHIAGIDDVQMGKSRLDLVMQKLPNTGAAILLAHEPDFAITSTATGRFDLQLSGHSHGGQIRLPFITPPILPPFARQYYLGKYQLGKMFLYTNRGLGMTGLHLRFFARPEITVFTLQMKLKI, encoded by the coding sequence GTGTTGATAACTCGTAAGTGGTTGATAAAAGCCAGCAGATCAGCTTTTCGATTTATAAGATGGTGCTTATTGCTTGGCTGCTGCACTTTACTATATGCCCATTTAATTGAACCGAATTGGATTGAAATTAATTCTTTACAACTGACATTACCCAATCTCGCCCCAGAATTTAACGGTTATCGCATTGTCCAAATTAGTGATATTCACCGCGATCGCTGGATGACTCCGCGACGACTCAAGCGGATAGTCCGACTAGTTAACCAACAAAAACCCGATTTAATTGCAATTACAGGTGATTTAGTCACTCGCAATTTACCACAATTCATCCCTTCATTAACAGTTTGTTTAAATCACTTCACACCCAAAGATAAAACTGTAGCCATATTAGGAAACCACGACCACGAGAATGATACTCCAGCAATTATCCAAGCCATAAAACAAAGCAATATTGTCTATTTGGAGAATGATATTTATACACTCAAACGCGGAAGTGCAATGTTACATATTGCGGGTATAGATGATGTGCAGATGGGTAAAAGCCGCCTAGATTTAGTGATGCAGAAATTACCCAATACAGGCGCAGCAATATTGTTAGCCCATGAACCAGATTTTGCTATTACCAGTACGGCAACAGGACGGTTTGATTTGCAACTGTCAGGACATTCTCACGGCGGACAAATTCGCCTACCATTTATCACACCGCCTATACTTCCGCCTTTTGCAAGACAGTATTATTTAGGAAAATATCAGCTAGGTAAGATGTTTTTGTATACTAACCGAGGCTTAGGAATGACAGGTTTACATCTGCGTTTTTTTGCTCGTCCTGAAATTACTGTATTTACCTTGCAAATGAAATTAAAGATTTAA
- a CDS encoding DUF1997 domain-containing protein: MPTRFTASQSVKIAVPQQPIPIQHYLRQPQRLVNALVDNSRVQQLSEEVFRLKMRPLSFMTLSIQPTVDMRVWAESNSVIYLRSVGCEIRGFEYINQRFSLNLKGYLSPHQSSNGTRLEGKADLEVQVELPPPFSLTPKPILEATGNGLLKSVLVTVKQRLLHQLLIDYRHWVTSQMAEKALEDNSGDLPILNLE, encoded by the coding sequence ATGCCTACAAGATTTACTGCTTCTCAATCGGTAAAAATTGCTGTACCGCAACAGCCTATTCCTATTCAACATTACTTGCGGCAGCCTCAACGATTGGTGAATGCTTTAGTTGATAACAGTCGTGTCCAACAGCTTTCTGAGGAAGTATTTCGGCTAAAAATGCGTCCTCTATCTTTTATGACATTGAGTATTCAACCAACTGTAGATATGAGGGTTTGGGCAGAATCAAATAGTGTAATTTATTTGCGTTCAGTAGGTTGTGAAATCCGAGGGTTTGAGTATATTAACCAACGTTTTAGCCTCAATTTAAAAGGTTATTTATCACCACATCAATCTAGCAATGGTACTCGTCTGGAAGGAAAAGCTGATTTAGAAGTACAAGTAGAACTACCGCCACCATTTTCTCTCACTCCAAAGCCAATTTTAGAAGCTACTGGCAATGGTTTACTCAAGAGTGTCTTAGTTACTGTTAAGCAAAGATTGTTGCATCAGCTACTCATAGATTATCGTCATTGGGTAACATCGCAAATGGCAGAAAAGGCTCTAGAAGATAATAGTGGCGATTTACCAATTTTGAATTTAGAATAA